The following coding sequences are from one Streptomyces sp. V3I7 window:
- a CDS encoding glycosyltransferase family 9 protein codes for MTRSRSLVVRLDSAGDVLLAGPAVRAVAAGSSYTAVLCGPQGAPAARLLPGVDEVVVYDAAWVGLEPGPVSGEETQALLRTLSAGRFDRALILVSYHQSPLPAALLLKLAGVGWTAADSEDYPGTLLDLRHRRLPHRHEARAALDLAQDAGFTLPHGDSGELRVCAPPDVTHLTGTGPYVVFHPGAAVPARAWTPGRAARAAAALSAAGHRVVVTGAAAEKDLTSRVAGEHALDLGGMTDLHQLAGVLAGARVAVVGNTGPAHLAAAVGTPVVCPFAPVVPAERWRPYRVPHVLLGDGAAPCAGSRARRCPVPGHPCLDGVSDAEVLAAVAALVGGGGPGARPRPAGDGEPERGATV; via the coding sequence ATGACCCGCTCGCGCTCCCTCGTGGTCCGGCTCGACAGCGCCGGTGACGTCCTGCTGGCCGGGCCCGCCGTGCGGGCCGTGGCCGCCGGTTCCTCGTACACCGCGGTGCTGTGCGGGCCGCAGGGAGCTCCGGCGGCCCGGCTGCTGCCGGGCGTGGACGAGGTGGTGGTGTACGACGCCGCGTGGGTGGGGCTGGAGCCGGGCCCGGTGTCGGGTGAGGAGACGCAGGCGCTGCTGCGGACGTTGTCCGCCGGGCGCTTCGACCGCGCCCTGATCCTCGTCTCGTACCACCAGAGCCCGTTGCCCGCCGCGCTGCTGCTGAAGCTCGCGGGCGTCGGCTGGACGGCCGCGGACAGCGAGGACTACCCGGGTACGTTGCTCGACCTGCGGCACCGCCGGCTGCCGCACCGCCACGAGGCGCGGGCGGCGCTCGACCTGGCCCAGGACGCCGGGTTCACGCTGCCGCACGGCGACAGCGGTGAACTGCGCGTGTGCGCGCCTCCCGACGTCACGCACCTGACGGGCACCGGGCCGTACGTGGTGTTCCATCCGGGCGCCGCGGTTCCGGCCCGGGCGTGGACACCGGGGCGGGCGGCCCGGGCCGCGGCCGCCCTGTCCGCGGCCGGACACCGGGTCGTGGTGACGGGCGCCGCGGCGGAGAAGGACCTCACCTCGCGGGTGGCCGGGGAGCACGCCCTCGATCTCGGCGGCATGACGGATCTGCACCAGCTCGCCGGCGTCCTCGCCGGTGCCCGGGTCGCGGTGGTCGGCAACACCGGGCCCGCGCACCTCGCCGCCGCGGTGGGCACGCCGGTGGTGTGCCCGTTCGCCCCGGTGGTGCCGGCCGAGCGGTGGCGGCCCTACCGCGTGCCCCATGTGCTGCTCGGCGACGGTGCCGCGCCCTGCGCGGGAAGCAGGGCGCGCCGGTGTCCCGTGCCGGGCCATCCGTGTCTGGACGGGGTGAGCGACGCCGAGGTGCTGGCCGCCGTGGCCGCACTCGTCGGCGGTGGCGGTCCGGGGGCCCGTCCCCGGCCGGCCGGGGACGGGGAACCTGAGCGAGGAGCGACCGTATGA
- a CDS encoding HAD-IIIA family hydrolase: MTRPSEPRTPRGHDRSSRTRTGTVGGPWLFDGPAREGRCAARRPRGDLAAPAAVLFDRDGTLVADVPYNGDPALVVPMPSARTAVGAVRALGIPVGVVSNQSGVARGLLTRGQVEAVRERVEHLLGPFAVWAVCPHGPYDGCGCRKPAPGLVLAACERLGVPVAGTVVIGDIGDDVRAAEAAGARGVLVPTPVTRPEEVRAAAETAPCLLDAVRLVLSGRRDAGARPSPAGGRPGGEPR, from the coding sequence ATGACCCGGCCCTCCGAGCCCAGGACCCCGCGCGGGCACGACCGCTCGTCACGGACACGGACCGGCACGGTCGGCGGGCCGTGGCTGTTCGACGGCCCTGCGCGCGAAGGCCGGTGCGCGGCACGGCGGCCGCGGGGTGACCTCGCGGCGCCGGCCGCCGTTCTGTTCGACCGCGACGGGACGCTCGTGGCCGATGTGCCGTACAACGGCGATCCCGCGCTGGTGGTCCCGATGCCCTCGGCGCGGACCGCCGTCGGCGCCGTGCGCGCGCTGGGCATTCCGGTCGGGGTGGTGAGCAACCAGTCGGGCGTCGCCCGCGGGCTGCTGACGCGCGGCCAGGTGGAGGCGGTGCGCGAGCGGGTGGAGCACCTTCTCGGGCCGTTCGCGGTGTGGGCGGTCTGCCCGCACGGTCCGTACGACGGCTGCGGCTGCCGCAAACCCGCTCCGGGTCTGGTGCTCGCGGCCTGCGAACGGCTCGGGGTGCCGGTCGCAGGCACGGTCGTCATCGGGGACATCGGGGACGACGTCCGGGCCGCCGAGGCCGCCGGTGCGCGCGGCGTGCTGGTGCCGACGCCGGTGACCCGGCCGGAGGAGGTCCGCGCGGCCGCCGAGACGGCACCGTGCCTGCTGGACGCCGTACGCCTCGTGCTGAGCGGCCGCCGGGACGCGGGCGCCCGCCCTTCGCCGGCCGGCGGACGACCGGGAGGTGAGCCGCGATGA
- a CDS encoding glycosyltransferase family 2 protein yields MTADEAMTGDGPRAGAPRYAVVIPTLGRPSLGVCLRALADARGPKPVRVVLVDDGVRADAAPSSLSAKVPAELRAVTTVVPGGGRGPAAARNAGWRAAGEVPWMVFLDDDVVPGPDWGERLAGDLAAASSRTGGVTARISVPLPADRRPTDWERNTSALAKARWITADMAYRRAALEAVGGFDERFQRAFREDADLALRVRAAGWDLARGLRRTSHPVRPAGRWISVRLQAGNADDVLMNRLHGRDWWQRAGAARGRLPRHLAVTAAAVAALSCAVLRRGVPAALCATAWVAGTAEFAAARIRPGPRTPDEIVSMVVTSALIPPAATWHWLRGQSKHRRTPPWAPPGPASVSRAPRAATGERVGS; encoded by the coding sequence ATGACGGCGGACGAGGCGATGACGGGGGACGGGCCGCGGGCCGGGGCCCCGCGTTACGCCGTGGTGATCCCCACGCTGGGACGCCCCAGCCTCGGGGTGTGCCTGCGCGCCCTGGCGGACGCCCGCGGCCCGAAACCGGTGCGGGTGGTCCTCGTGGACGACGGCGTGCGCGCCGACGCCGCACCCTCCTCCCTGTCCGCCAAGGTCCCTGCCGAGCTGCGTGCCGTGACGACGGTCGTCCCCGGCGGGGGCCGCGGACCCGCCGCCGCGCGCAACGCCGGCTGGCGCGCGGCGGGCGAGGTTCCGTGGATGGTGTTCCTGGACGACGACGTCGTGCCGGGACCGGACTGGGGCGAGCGGCTGGCCGGCGACCTCGCGGCCGCCTCTTCCCGCACCGGTGGCGTCACCGCCCGGATCTCGGTCCCGCTTCCCGCGGACCGGCGGCCCACGGACTGGGAGCGCAACACCTCCGCTCTGGCGAAGGCCCGCTGGATCACCGCCGACATGGCGTACCGCCGTGCGGCGCTGGAGGCGGTCGGCGGCTTCGACGAGCGGTTCCAGCGCGCGTTCCGGGAGGACGCGGACCTCGCCCTGCGCGTGCGGGCGGCGGGCTGGGACCTGGCCCGGGGCCTGCGCCGCACCAGCCATCCCGTGCGTCCCGCCGGGCGGTGGATCTCCGTGCGCCTCCAGGCGGGCAACGCCGATGACGTGCTGATGAACCGGCTGCACGGCCGGGACTGGTGGCAGCGGGCCGGCGCGGCGCGCGGGCGGTTGCCGCGGCATCTGGCGGTGACGGCGGCGGCCGTGGCCGCCCTGTCGTGCGCGGTGCTGCGCAGGGGCGTGCCCGCGGCGTTGTGTGCCACGGCGTGGGTGGCCGGTACGGCCGAGTTCGCGGCGGCCCGGATCCGGCCGGGACCGCGTACCCCGGACGAGATCGTCTCCATGGTCGTGACCAGTGCGCTCATCCCGCCCGCCGCCACCTGGCACTGGCTGCGGGGGCAGTCGAAGCACCGGCGGACGCCGCCCTGGGCCCCGCCGGGACCGGCCTCGGTGTCCCGCGCGCCGCGGGCGGCGACCGGGGAGCGGGTGGGGTCATGA
- a CDS encoding carbamoyltransferase C-terminal domain-containing protein — protein sequence MRILGINALFHDPAAALVVDGRIVAAAEEERFSRRKHGKRPVPFSAWELPERAAAWCLKRAGLRPEDLDAVAYSFDPSLARSAQSMGLDDPWDHLRLAYAREAPGFLATALPGLASGRVRFVPHHMAHAASGAFAAQDAGNSSVLVLDGRGERASHLAARRIGDRLEALNAQELPHSLGLVYEELTEHLGFLRSCDEFKVMALASHGSPRMLGELRRHVHPTGDGGFRATGVPWHELCAPRGPEEPWTQDHADVAASAQAVLEETLLDLVRWLHGRTHDSVLTMAGGVALNCVANSRVAREGPFSRVWVQPAAGDAGTALGAALLLAAGAGDEPQPMAGADLGRDWSEAELAAWLKTAGVPFDRPADIAATVARALADNAIVAWFQGRSEYGPRALGHRSLLAHPGHAGNLERLNDVKGREQFRPVAPMVTAERAPEIFTGPMPSPYMLFVHDVLPRWRERIPAVVHVDGTARIQTVDRAQEPLVARMLDEFEKLTGLPVVVNTSLNTAGRPMVDDPRDALECFGSSPVDLLAIGPFAVRRSSLYAACDDGSAR from the coding sequence ATGCGCATCCTCGGTATCAACGCCCTGTTCCACGACCCCGCCGCGGCTCTCGTCGTCGACGGCCGGATCGTCGCCGCCGCGGAGGAGGAACGGTTCTCACGGCGCAAGCACGGGAAGCGGCCCGTGCCGTTCTCGGCCTGGGAGCTTCCGGAGCGGGCCGCCGCCTGGTGTCTGAAGCGGGCGGGTCTGCGCCCGGAGGACCTCGACGCAGTGGCGTACTCCTTCGACCCCTCGCTCGCCCGGTCCGCGCAGTCCATGGGCCTCGACGACCCCTGGGACCATCTGCGGCTCGCGTACGCGCGCGAGGCACCCGGGTTCCTCGCGACCGCGCTGCCCGGACTCGCTTCCGGCAGGGTCCGCTTCGTACCGCACCACATGGCGCACGCGGCGTCGGGCGCCTTCGCCGCGCAGGACGCGGGGAACTCGTCCGTGCTGGTGCTGGACGGCCGGGGCGAGCGCGCCTCGCACCTCGCCGCGCGCCGGATCGGCGACCGGCTGGAGGCCCTGAACGCGCAGGAGCTGCCGCACTCGCTGGGGCTGGTCTACGAGGAGCTCACCGAACACCTCGGATTCCTGCGCTCGTGTGACGAGTTCAAGGTGATGGCCCTCGCCTCCCACGGCAGTCCGCGCATGCTCGGCGAACTCCGCCGCCACGTCCACCCCACGGGCGACGGCGGCTTCCGCGCCACGGGCGTGCCCTGGCACGAACTGTGCGCGCCGCGCGGTCCGGAGGAGCCGTGGACCCAGGACCACGCCGATGTGGCGGCCAGCGCCCAGGCCGTGCTGGAGGAGACGCTGCTGGACCTGGTGCGCTGGCTGCACGGCAGGACGCATGACAGCGTGCTCACCATGGCGGGCGGCGTCGCCCTCAACTGCGTCGCCAACTCCCGTGTCGCCAGGGAGGGCCCGTTCTCCCGGGTGTGGGTGCAGCCCGCCGCCGGCGACGCGGGCACCGCACTGGGCGCCGCCCTGCTCCTCGCGGCCGGTGCGGGTGACGAACCGCAGCCCATGGCCGGCGCGGACCTCGGACGGGACTGGTCCGAAGCGGAGCTGGCCGCATGGCTGAAGACGGCGGGCGTGCCGTTCGACCGGCCCGCGGACATCGCGGCCACGGTGGCCCGGGCGCTGGCCGACAACGCGATCGTCGCCTGGTTCCAGGGGCGTTCGGAGTACGGGCCGCGCGCGCTGGGCCACCGGTCGCTGCTGGCGCATCCCGGCCACGCGGGCAATCTGGAGCGGCTCAACGACGTCAAGGGCCGTGAGCAGTTCCGGCCGGTGGCGCCCATGGTCACGGCCGAGCGAGCGCCGGAGATCTTCACCGGGCCGATGCCCAGCCCGTACATGCTGTTCGTCCATGACGTGCTGCCGCGGTGGCGGGAGCGGATCCCGGCGGTCGTCCACGTCGACGGAACCGCCCGTATCCAGACCGTGGACCGCGCGCAGGAGCCGCTGGTGGCCCGCATGCTGGACGAGTTCGAGAAGCTGACCGGGCTGCCGGTCGTCGTCAACACGAGCCTGAACACCGCGGGCCGGCCCATGGTGGACGACCCGCGCGACGCTCTGGAGTGTTTCGGCTCCTCGCCGGTCGACCTGCTGGCGATCGGCCCCTTCGCCGTGCGGCGCAGCTCCCTCTACGCCGCCTGCGACGACGGGTCCGCGCGATGA
- a CDS encoding NAD-dependent epimerase/dehydratase family protein, which yields MSNAATPGWKHAVVTGGAGFVGSHLCAAILDAGTAVTCVDDFSTGRPENISELRDRPGFTLVRANVSERLAVGRPPDLVLHFASPASPADYLRLPLHTMEAGSLGTRNALALAHDAGARFVLASTSEVYGDPQQHPQNERYWGNVNPVGPRSVYDEAKRFGEALTTAEAEAHAVDTAIVRLFNTYGPRMRGHDGRAVPTFVRQALDGEPLTVTGDGLQTRSLCYVDDTVRGILALARDGMRGPVNIGNPTELTMLELARLVIELTGSRSEIHFVERPTDDPAVRCPDITLARDKLQWEPRVSAEEGLRRTIAWFRDHGHD from the coding sequence ATGAGCAACGCCGCCACACCCGGTTGGAAGCACGCGGTCGTCACCGGTGGCGCGGGCTTCGTCGGCTCGCACCTGTGTGCCGCGATCCTGGACGCCGGTACGGCCGTGACGTGCGTGGACGACTTCAGCACCGGGCGGCCGGAGAACATATCCGAGCTCCGTGACCGGCCCGGATTCACGCTGGTGCGGGCCAATGTCTCGGAGCGCCTTGCCGTCGGCCGACCGCCGGACCTCGTCCTGCACTTCGCCTCCCCCGCCTCTCCCGCCGACTATCTGCGGCTGCCGTTGCACACCATGGAGGCCGGCAGTCTCGGCACCCGCAACGCCCTGGCCCTGGCGCACGACGCCGGTGCGCGCTTCGTGCTCGCCTCCACGTCGGAGGTGTACGGCGATCCTCAGCAGCACCCGCAGAACGAGCGGTACTGGGGCAACGTGAACCCGGTCGGCCCGCGCAGCGTGTACGACGAGGCCAAGCGCTTCGGTGAGGCGCTGACCACGGCCGAGGCGGAGGCCCACGCCGTCGACACCGCCATCGTGCGGCTCTTCAACACCTACGGGCCGCGGATGCGCGGCCACGACGGACGCGCGGTGCCCACCTTCGTCCGGCAGGCCCTGGACGGTGAGCCGCTCACCGTCACCGGTGACGGGCTCCAGACCCGCTCCCTGTGCTACGTCGACGACACCGTACGGGGCATCCTTGCGCTGGCCCGGGACGGTATGCGCGGCCCGGTGAACATCGGCAACCCCACCGAGCTGACGATGCTCGAACTGGCCCGGCTGGTCATCGAACTGACCGGCTCCCGCTCCGAGATCCACTTCGTCGAGCGGCCCACGGACGATCCCGCGGTGCGCTGCCCGGACATCACCCTGGCCCGCGACAAGCTCCAGTGGGAGCCGCGGGTGAGTGCCGAGGAGGGGCTGCGGCGCACCATCGCGTGGTTCCGCGACCACGGACACGACTGA
- a CDS encoding gas vesicle protein GvpG, which yields MGLFTQLATLPLAPVRGVVWVAERVQEAAENEYYDPAPVQRALAELERGLQAGEIDEEEFTRREEELLDRLAEIQAYWQSR from the coding sequence ATGGGGCTCTTCACGCAGCTCGCCACCCTCCCCCTGGCGCCCGTGCGCGGCGTCGTATGGGTGGCGGAGCGCGTCCAGGAAGCAGCCGAGAACGAGTACTACGACCCGGCGCCGGTGCAACGCGCACTCGCGGAGCTCGAACGCGGGCTCCAGGCCGGGGAGATCGACGAGGAGGAGTTCACCCGGCGTGAGGAGGAACTGCTCGACCGGCTGGCGGAGATCCAGGCCTACTGGCAGAGCCGGTAG
- a CDS encoding gas vesicle protein — MITAEHDEHQKTGTSKRRPDKRSASPERVSAPEAMRSAAEQLGELLGTRPESVSALKPTDEGWEARVEVVEVPRIPETTSIMASYQVELDAQGNLMAYERDNRYTGSQVDR, encoded by the coding sequence ATGATCACGGCCGAGCACGATGAGCACCAGAAAACAGGTACGTCGAAGCGACGACCGGACAAGCGGTCGGCCTCTCCGGAGCGTGTGTCGGCGCCCGAGGCGATGCGCAGCGCCGCCGAGCAACTCGGCGAGCTGCTCGGCACGCGACCGGAATCGGTGTCCGCGCTGAAGCCCACGGACGAGGGCTGGGAGGCCCGCGTCGAGGTCGTGGAGGTGCCCCGGATACCCGAGACGACCAGCATCATGGCCAGTTACCAGGTCGAGCTGGACGCGCAGGGAAACCTGATGGCGTACGAACGCGACAACCGGTACACGGGCTCGCAGGTGGACCGGTAA
- the gvpJ gene encoding gas vesicle protein GvpJ yields MPQQGAATATGGGGGGNLYDVLDLVLDRGLVIDVFVRVSLVGIEIAKIDARIVVASVDTYLRFAEAANRLDLEAGRKAPAQLTDVTEKLTEGGAKGKSKGALSGAVETLTESLQGGRDSADEDKEEEEEPERARKSSSSHHRSSRRREREEE; encoded by the coding sequence ATGCCGCAGCAAGGGGCGGCGACGGCGACCGGCGGTGGAGGCGGCGGAAACCTCTATGACGTGCTGGATCTCGTGCTGGACCGCGGTCTGGTCATCGACGTGTTCGTCCGGGTGTCCCTGGTCGGCATCGAGATAGCGAAGATCGACGCGCGCATCGTCGTCGCCAGCGTCGACACCTATCTGCGCTTCGCCGAGGCCGCCAACCGCCTGGACCTGGAAGCCGGGCGCAAGGCTCCGGCCCAGCTCACCGACGTCACGGAGAAGCTGACCGAAGGCGGGGCCAAGGGCAAGAGCAAGGGCGCGCTGAGCGGCGCCGTGGAGACGCTGACGGAGTCGCTGCAGGGAGGCCGCGACAGCGCGGACGAGGACAAGGAGGAAGAGGAGGAGCCCGAACGGGCCCGTAAGTCCTCCTCGTCGCACCACCGCTCATCCCGGCGCCGTGAACGGGAGGAGGAGTAA
- a CDS encoding GvpL/GvpF family gas vesicle protein: MSLYVYAITGASHPLNLDDVKGVGDPPADLRAIRGDSVSAVVSDVPDDLKVSRRDLDAHHAVQDRLFEDGVTLPLPFGMIAEDEDAVRAVLTEREQEYAERIKGLAERVEFNLKAAWNEDAALRQILEESEEIRNLNEATKQPDARYEDRLRLGEILAQEVMRRQETMAAEVVTELQPLAQAERLAPPSEQYAVNASFLVDRERADAFAEAAGHLAERLGEQAGLRVLGPLPPYSFA, encoded by the coding sequence ATGTCCCTGTACGTGTACGCCATCACCGGGGCATCGCATCCGCTGAATCTCGACGACGTGAAGGGGGTGGGGGACCCTCCCGCCGACCTTCGCGCGATCCGCGGCGACTCCGTGTCCGCCGTCGTGAGTGACGTCCCCGACGACCTGAAGGTCAGCCGCCGGGACCTGGACGCCCATCACGCGGTCCAGGACCGCCTGTTCGAGGACGGGGTCACGCTGCCCCTGCCCTTCGGGATGATCGCCGAGGACGAGGACGCGGTACGAGCCGTCCTCACGGAACGGGAGCAGGAGTACGCCGAACGTATCAAGGGACTCGCGGAGCGCGTCGAGTTCAACCTGAAGGCCGCCTGGAACGAGGACGCGGCGCTGCGTCAGATCCTCGAGGAGTCCGAGGAGATACGAAACCTGAACGAGGCCACGAAGCAGCCCGACGCCAGGTACGAGGACCGGCTGAGGCTCGGCGAGATCCTGGCCCAGGAGGTCATGCGCCGGCAGGAGACGATGGCGGCGGAGGTCGTCACGGAACTCCAGCCGCTGGCGCAGGCCGAGCGGCTCGCGCCGCCCTCGGAACAGTACGCCGTGAACGCCTCGTTCCTGGTGGACCGGGAGCGTGCCGACGCGTTCGCCGAGGCGGCCGGACACCTGGCGGAGCGGCTCGGGGAGCAGGCCGGGCTCCGGGTCCTGGGGCCCCTGCCGCCGTACAGCTTCGCCTGA
- a CDS encoding ABC transporter substrate-binding protein — protein MRQANIAAAVIGGYLLGRRKKAKVAIGLGLLLAGAGSRAEKLGKVLSQAPVLGVVNDRLREELTGAGKAAADTVLTAGAERLADVLRERTEELHDTGEGAGAKTRKAQKTGRTEETEPDEEEPDEEEPDEEEPDDEEPDDEEPDEEEPDAKPSRNRKPASASASGGEARRTRKTTGPRAKKTSASGTGKRSADHG, from the coding sequence ATGAGACAAGCAAACATCGCAGCCGCTGTGATCGGCGGATATCTGCTGGGACGCAGAAAGAAGGCCAAGGTCGCCATCGGTCTCGGACTGCTGCTGGCCGGCGCGGGGTCGCGGGCTGAGAAGCTCGGCAAGGTGCTCTCCCAGGCACCGGTCCTCGGCGTGGTCAACGACCGGCTGCGCGAGGAGCTGACGGGTGCGGGCAAGGCGGCCGCCGACACCGTGCTGACCGCCGGGGCGGAGCGGCTGGCCGATGTGCTCCGCGAGCGCACCGAGGAGCTCCACGACACGGGCGAGGGCGCCGGCGCGAAGACCAGGAAGGCCCAGAAGACCGGAAGGACCGAGGAGACGGAGCCGGACGAGGAGGAGCCGGACGAGGAGGAGCCGGACGAGGAGGAGCCGGACGACGAAGAGCCGGACGACGAAGAGCCGGACGAGGAGGAGCCGGACGCCAAGCCGTCCAGGAACAGGAAACCGGCGTCGGCGTCGGCGTCCGGCGGCGAGGCACGCAGGACGCGGAAGACGACCGGCCCGCGGGCGAAGAAGACCTCCGCTTCCGGCACCGGGAAGAGGAGTGCGGACCATGGCTGA
- a CDS encoding SRPBCC family protein, with amino-acid sequence MAEKKAGKNPATDRLMEELERYVEARVDHALTGMGRRIGEAVGGNVPGLGVGKIGELAGDLGRKVLPGKTLPALMGRISKATGAAAHKAMGASGKPAAKAKKLTIIEDVDVGVPVRVAYDQWTQFQEFGQFAKGVLSVEQKDETTTDWRVKVAKSKRAWQGTITEQIPDERIVWESQGDKGTTRGVITFHPLGEQLTKVLVVLEYAPKGPVEKTGALFRSQGRRARLDLKLFRKFIMMRGEPTGSWRGEIRDGEVVSEEEEETEPRAEDEKEPRKDEEKEEEEEDEEFEDEDEEPDEEEEEEEDEEFEDEDETEPGDDEYAAEEEEEEEEEEEPTPRRSRRTAASRR; translated from the coding sequence ATGGCTGAGAAGAAGGCCGGCAAAAACCCGGCCACGGACCGGCTCATGGAAGAGCTGGAACGCTATGTCGAGGCCCGCGTCGATCACGCGCTGACCGGGATGGGCCGGCGTATCGGCGAGGCCGTCGGCGGGAACGTGCCCGGCCTGGGCGTCGGAAAGATCGGTGAACTGGCCGGCGACCTCGGCCGGAAGGTCCTGCCGGGCAAGACACTTCCCGCACTGATGGGACGTATCTCCAAGGCGACGGGCGCGGCCGCGCACAAGGCCATGGGCGCGTCCGGGAAGCCGGCCGCCAAGGCGAAGAAGCTGACGATCATCGAGGACGTCGACGTCGGTGTGCCGGTGCGGGTGGCGTACGACCAGTGGACCCAGTTCCAGGAGTTCGGCCAGTTCGCCAAGGGCGTCCTGTCGGTCGAGCAGAAGGACGAGACGACGACCGACTGGCGCGTGAAGGTCGCCAAGTCCAAGCGGGCCTGGCAGGGGACGATCACCGAGCAGATCCCCGACGAACGCATCGTGTGGGAGTCCCAGGGAGACAAGGGCACCACCCGCGGTGTCATCACCTTCCACCCCCTCGGCGAGCAGCTGACGAAGGTCCTGGTCGTCCTGGAGTACGCCCCCAAGGGCCCGGTGGAGAAGACCGGTGCGCTCTTCCGGTCGCAGGGCCGCCGGGCGCGGCTGGACCTGAAGCTGTTCCGGAAGTTCATCATGATGCGCGGTGAGCCCACCGGCAGCTGGCGCGGCGAGATCCGCGACGGCGAGGTGGTCAGCGAGGAAGAGGAAGAGACGGAGCCCAGGGCCGAGGACGAGAAGGAGCCGCGCAAGGACGAGGAGAAGGAAGAAGAGGAGGAGGACGAGGAGTTCGAGGACGAGGACGAGGAGCCGGACGAGGAGGAAGAGGAAGAGGAGGACGAGGAGTTCGAGGACGAGGACGAGACGGAGCCCGGCGACGACGAGTACGCCGCCGAGGAGGAAGAGGAGGAGGAAGAAGAGGAAGAGCCCACACCCAGGCGGTCGCGCAGGACGGCCGCGTCGAGGCGCTGA
- a CDS encoding gas vesicle protein, with protein sequence MAGSDSLSTVPSRAASPYGGGRDSSANLADILERVLDKGIVIVGDIKINLLDIELLTIKLRLLVASVDKAKEIGIDWWEHDPALSSRADDRRLERGRRELEDERRDLEDENDRLRDELEELRRRARRTDAELPEAELSEAGAELPEGERSRGRTSAAREKSGPEKPRRRERRSSDGDTRD encoded by the coding sequence GTGGCAGGATCCGACTCCCTCAGCACGGTCCCGTCACGGGCGGCTTCCCCCTATGGCGGCGGCAGGGACTCGAGCGCGAACCTCGCCGACATCCTTGAGCGCGTGCTCGACAAGGGCATCGTCATCGTCGGCGACATCAAGATCAATCTGCTCGACATCGAACTGCTCACCATCAAACTCCGGCTGCTCGTGGCCTCCGTCGACAAGGCCAAGGAGATCGGCATCGACTGGTGGGAGCACGACCCCGCCCTGTCCTCCCGCGCCGACGACCGGCGGTTGGAGCGCGGCCGGCGGGAGCTGGAGGACGAGCGGCGCGACCTGGAGGACGAGAACGACCGCCTGCGCGACGAGCTGGAGGAACTGCGCCGCCGCGCCCGCAGGACCGACGCCGAGCTGCCCGAGGCCGAACTGTCCGAGGCCGGCGCCGAACTGCCCGAGGGCGAGCGCTCCCGGGGTCGTACCAGCGCCGCCCGCGAGAAATCCGGCCCGGAAAAACCACGGCGGCGCGAACGGCGCTCCTCCGACGGCGACACGCGGGACTGA
- a CDS encoding GvpL/GvpF family gas vesicle protein: MAAEEAPDVAASPQTHLLSYAYGVIPAAQASDDALTEALSALRGVAGAPVTLVRSGPLAAAVSGVPEAEFSEGALKVRLEDLDWLESVARPHHAVIETLSAHATTLPLRLATIYLNDAHVRAMLDARAEDFTGMLDRLADHVELGVKVYALLSPAEEEAPRTSVGETSGRAYLQQRRRQRHTRDATWRAARDAVRRIEAEAGQLAVDSAHYRPQQGRLAQGVPGENVANAAFLVPRPLVDEFRTRIERSAEDLPGVRVEVTGPWAPYSFAGRSD; this comes from the coding sequence ATGGCAGCCGAAGAAGCCCCGGACGTCGCCGCGTCCCCGCAGACCCACCTCCTCAGCTACGCCTACGGCGTGATCCCCGCGGCCCAGGCGTCCGACGACGCCCTGACCGAGGCGCTGTCCGCCCTCCGCGGGGTCGCCGGCGCACCGGTCACCCTGGTCCGGTCCGGGCCGCTGGCCGCGGCGGTCAGCGGCGTACCCGAGGCGGAGTTCTCGGAGGGCGCCCTCAAGGTCCGGCTCGAGGACCTGGACTGGCTCGAATCGGTCGCCCGGCCCCACCACGCCGTCATCGAGACCCTGTCGGCCCACGCGACCACCCTGCCGCTGCGGCTGGCCACCATCTATCTCAACGACGCCCACGTCCGCGCCATGCTCGACGCCCGCGCCGAGGACTTCACCGGGATGCTCGACCGGCTGGCGGACCACGTGGAGCTCGGCGTGAAGGTGTACGCCCTGCTGTCCCCGGCGGAGGAGGAAGCGCCCCGCACGAGCGTCGGCGAGACCTCCGGGCGGGCCTACCTCCAGCAGCGCAGGCGGCAGCGGCACACCCGGGACGCCACCTGGCGGGCGGCACGCGACGCCGTGCGCCGCATCGAGGCCGAGGCCGGGCAACTCGCCGTCGACAGCGCCCACTACCGCCCGCAGCAGGGCCGGCTCGCCCAGGGCGTCCCGGGCGAGAACGTGGCCAACGCGGCGTTCCTCGTGCCCCGCCCCCTGGTGGACGAGTTCCGGACGCGGATCGAACGGTCCGCCGAGGACCTGCCGGGGGTACGCGTCGAGGTCACCGGGCCGTGGGCGCCGTACTCCTTCGCCGGAAGGAGCGACTGA
- a CDS encoding gas vesicle protein — protein MTVEHDEPLADRQIALIDLLDRLLAGGVVLTGDLMLTIADIDLVRISLRALIVSVTDEMEELWIPGEPTGAPTDSAR, from the coding sequence GTGACCGTGGAACACGACGAGCCCCTCGCCGACCGGCAGATCGCGCTGATCGACCTGCTCGACCGGCTCCTCGCCGGCGGCGTGGTGCTCACCGGCGACCTGATGCTGACGATCGCGGACATCGACCTGGTCCGCATCTCGCTGCGCGCACTGATCGTCTCCGTCACCGACGAGATGGAGGAACTGTGGATCCCCGGCGAGCCGACCGGCGCCCCGACCGACTCCGCGAGGTGA